Proteins from one Oryza sativa Japonica Group chromosome 12, ASM3414082v1 genomic window:
- the LOC9267893 gene encoding uncharacterized protein isoform X2: MFSTKKTEWRSSAVLHYSLTCGSHRPSNAALREGEEADPRTPHSPSQPANPTFPAAAAVMESGQSGDGASHGHTSTVVETAKEEALAGGYDEEEEDCTPLPNGLICSRQNWETMYGKFGAFEDETDASPMRNTDRPVPPYYLPISMMQFFSVKVIEIMGGLQWPLHVYGIVATRDSQDNKRNFLFRCDREHCQTLASPQDSCLRLTRPSRAIVIVNPVVVEVDLKVKGSRGPPSEDKVLSEHAFVHNHTGHRIKPGFPHRQLESTEDSTMEFVFAHLQSAVEATITVGVVEGSPDFRARFTARTAGIDEDVLLLDFQDGPKVVVDDDGFVVLRRRVVSVEGTGKLILRMEATDHGGDDTAVVKEEIFCARKTSRSQSYFMLGFCKLSIIIAWSLLP, from the exons ATGTTTAGTACCAAAAAGACTGAGTGGAGGTCTTCTGCAGTACTGCActactcactgacatgtgggtcccatagaCCGAGCAATGCTGCACTTA GAGAAGGTGAAGAAGCAGATCCTCGGACACCTCACTCCCCTTCCCAACCGGCAAACCCTACttttccggcggcggcggcggtgatggagtCCGGCCAGTCTGGTGACGGGGCTAGCCACGGCCACACGAGTACGGTGGTGGAGACTGCCAAGGAGGAAGCGCTCGCCGGCGGctacgatgaggaggaggaggactgcACACCGCTACCTAATGGGCTCATATGCTCGCGGCAGAATTGGGAAACGATGTACGGCAAATTCGGTGCCTTCGAGGACGAGA CGGATGCTTCTCCAATGAGGAACACGGATAGGCCAGTGCCACCATATTATCTGCCAATTAGCATGATGCAATTCTTCTCAGTGAAGGTGATCGAGATCATGGGAGGTCTCCAATGGCCACTCCACGTCTATGGTATCGTTGCTACGCGTGACTCACAAGATAACAAGAGGAACTTCTTGTTTCGTTGTGATAGAGAGCACTGCCAGACCCTTGCCTCACCACAG GATTCATGTTTGAGACTTACACGTCCTAGTCGAGCTATTGTAATAGTGAACCCTGTAGTTGTTGAGGTTGACTTGAAAGTGAAGGGCAGCAGAGGACCCCCATCTGAAGACAAGGTTTTAAGCGAGCATGCTTTTGTTCACAACCACACTGGTCATAGGATTAAACCTGGCTTTCCTCATAGACAGCTGGAATCAACAGAGGACAGCACGATGGAGTTTGTGTTTGCACATCTGCAGAGTGCAGTGGAGGCCACCATCACGGTTGGAGTCGTTGAAGGATCGCCTGATTTCAGGGCTCGTTTTACTGCTCGAACTGCTGGGATTGATGAGGATGTGTTGCTTCTTGACTTTCAGGATG ggcctaaggtGGTGGTCGATGATGATGGGTTCGTCGTGCTCCGGCGACGTGTTGTTTCTGTTGAAGGGACAGGGAAGCTGATTCTCCGGATGGAGGCTACAGATCACGGTGGCGATGACACGGCTGTTGTTAAGGAAGAAATCTTCTGTGCTAGAAAGACATCAAGGAGCCAAAGTTACTTCATGCTTGGGTTTTGTAAGCTGTCGATCATCATCGCCTGGTCGTTACTTCCATAG
- the LOC9267893 gene encoding uncharacterized protein isoform X1: protein MKELPASRAWGEESSAGHAQGRSLPSSTARGEKLPAGRAYGEESLTGCARRSCSPAGHTGVGRGGSSPTGRVLRRRSRPATRGRGARWPAVHGEIVVGQPCVGGAARLPVTPGERCRRPATRRGRSSPTGAAQGDDFPASRAREEESSAGHRDPPRPWYRLQRPSTWLSTPDLPEKEIRKKRRLRWLTGEGEEADPRTPHSPSQPANPTFPAAAAVMESGQSGDGASHGHTSTVVETAKEEALAGGYDEEEEDCTPLPNGLICSRQNWETMYGKFGAFEDETDASPMRNTDRPVPPYYLPISMMQFFSVKVIEIMGGLQWPLHVYGIVATRDSQDNKRNFLFRCDREHCQTLASPQDSCLRLTRPSRAIVIVNPVVVEVDLKVKGSRGPPSEDKVLSEHAFVHNHTGHRIKPGFPHRQLESTEDSTMEFVFAHLQSAVEATITVGVVEGSPDFRARFTARTAGIDEDVLLLDFQDGPKVVVDDDGFVVLRRRVVSVEGTGKLILRMEATDHGGDDTAVVKEEIFCARKTSRSQSYFMLGFCKLSIIIAWSLLP, encoded by the exons ATGAAGGAGCTCCCAGCGAGTCGTGCGTGGGGAGAAGAGTCGTCGGCTGGCCATGCGCAGGGAAGGAGCTTGCCATCCAGCACCGCGCGGGGAGAGAAGCTCCCGGCCGGCCGTGCATATGGAGAGGAGTCGTTGACCGGTTGCGCGCGGCGGAGTTGCTCGCCCGCCGGCCACACGGgggtggggaggggggggagCTCGCCGACCGGCCGTGTGCTGAGGAGGAGGTCCCGGCCGGCCACGCGCGGGAGAGGAGCTCGCTGGCCAGCCGTGCACGGGGAGATAGTTGTTGGCCAACCATGCGTGGGGGGAGCAGCTCGATTGCCGGTCACGCCCGGGGAGAGGTGTCGTCGGCCGGCCACGCGGCGGGGAAGGAGCTCGCCAACTGGCGCCGCGCAGGGAGATGATTTCCCAGCTAGCCGCGCACGCGAAGAGGAGTCGTCGGCCGGCCACCGTGATCCCCCTCGGCCGTGGTACCGTTTGCAGCGCCCAAGCACGTGGCTGTCCACCCCAGACCTACCAGAGAAAGAgataaggaagaagagaaggttAAGATGGTTGACAG GAGAAGGTGAAGAAGCAGATCCTCGGACACCTCACTCCCCTTCCCAACCGGCAAACCCTACttttccggcggcggcggcggtgatggagtCCGGCCAGTCTGGTGACGGGGCTAGCCACGGCCACACGAGTACGGTGGTGGAGACTGCCAAGGAGGAAGCGCTCGCCGGCGGctacgatgaggaggaggaggactgcACACCGCTACCTAATGGGCTCATATGCTCGCGGCAGAATTGGGAAACGATGTACGGCAAATTCGGTGCCTTCGAGGACGAGA CGGATGCTTCTCCAATGAGGAACACGGATAGGCCAGTGCCACCATATTATCTGCCAATTAGCATGATGCAATTCTTCTCAGTGAAGGTGATCGAGATCATGGGAGGTCTCCAATGGCCACTCCACGTCTATGGTATCGTTGCTACGCGTGACTCACAAGATAACAAGAGGAACTTCTTGTTTCGTTGTGATAGAGAGCACTGCCAGACCCTTGCCTCACCACAG GATTCATGTTTGAGACTTACACGTCCTAGTCGAGCTATTGTAATAGTGAACCCTGTAGTTGTTGAGGTTGACTTGAAAGTGAAGGGCAGCAGAGGACCCCCATCTGAAGACAAGGTTTTAAGCGAGCATGCTTTTGTTCACAACCACACTGGTCATAGGATTAAACCTGGCTTTCCTCATAGACAGCTGGAATCAACAGAGGACAGCACGATGGAGTTTGTGTTTGCACATCTGCAGAGTGCAGTGGAGGCCACCATCACGGTTGGAGTCGTTGAAGGATCGCCTGATTTCAGGGCTCGTTTTACTGCTCGAACTGCTGGGATTGATGAGGATGTGTTGCTTCTTGACTTTCAGGATG ggcctaaggtGGTGGTCGATGATGATGGGTTCGTCGTGCTCCGGCGACGTGTTGTTTCTGTTGAAGGGACAGGGAAGCTGATTCTCCGGATGGAGGCTACAGATCACGGTGGCGATGACACGGCTGTTGTTAAGGAAGAAATCTTCTGTGCTAGAAAGACATCAAGGAGCCAAAGTTACTTCATGCTTGGGTTTTGTAAGCTGTCGATCATCATCGCCTGGTCGTTACTTCCATAG
- the LOC9267893 gene encoding uncharacterized protein isoform X3: MESGQSGDGASHGHTSTVVETAKEEALAGGYDEEEEDCTPLPNGLICSRQNWETMYGKFGAFEDETDASPMRNTDRPVPPYYLPISMMQFFSVKVIEIMGGLQWPLHVYGIVATRDSQDNKRNFLFRCDREHCQTLASPQDSCLRLTRPSRAIVIVNPVVVEVDLKVKGSRGPPSEDKVLSEHAFVHNHTGHRIKPGFPHRQLESTEDSTMEFVFAHLQSAVEATITVGVVEGSPDFRARFTARTAGIDEDVLLLDFQDGPKVVVDDDGFVVLRRRVVSVEGTGKLILRMEATDHGGDDTAVVKEEIFCARKTSRSQSYFMLGFCKLSIIIAWSLLP; the protein is encoded by the exons atggagtCCGGCCAGTCTGGTGACGGGGCTAGCCACGGCCACACGAGTACGGTGGTGGAGACTGCCAAGGAGGAAGCGCTCGCCGGCGGctacgatgaggaggaggaggactgcACACCGCTACCTAATGGGCTCATATGCTCGCGGCAGAATTGGGAAACGATGTACGGCAAATTCGGTGCCTTCGAGGACGAGA CGGATGCTTCTCCAATGAGGAACACGGATAGGCCAGTGCCACCATATTATCTGCCAATTAGCATGATGCAATTCTTCTCAGTGAAGGTGATCGAGATCATGGGAGGTCTCCAATGGCCACTCCACGTCTATGGTATCGTTGCTACGCGTGACTCACAAGATAACAAGAGGAACTTCTTGTTTCGTTGTGATAGAGAGCACTGCCAGACCCTTGCCTCACCACAG GATTCATGTTTGAGACTTACACGTCCTAGTCGAGCTATTGTAATAGTGAACCCTGTAGTTGTTGAGGTTGACTTGAAAGTGAAGGGCAGCAGAGGACCCCCATCTGAAGACAAGGTTTTAAGCGAGCATGCTTTTGTTCACAACCACACTGGTCATAGGATTAAACCTGGCTTTCCTCATAGACAGCTGGAATCAACAGAGGACAGCACGATGGAGTTTGTGTTTGCACATCTGCAGAGTGCAGTGGAGGCCACCATCACGGTTGGAGTCGTTGAAGGATCGCCTGATTTCAGGGCTCGTTTTACTGCTCGAACTGCTGGGATTGATGAGGATGTGTTGCTTCTTGACTTTCAGGATG ggcctaaggtGGTGGTCGATGATGATGGGTTCGTCGTGCTCCGGCGACGTGTTGTTTCTGTTGAAGGGACAGGGAAGCTGATTCTCCGGATGGAGGCTACAGATCACGGTGGCGATGACACGGCTGTTGTTAAGGAAGAAATCTTCTGTGCTAGAAAGACATCAAGGAGCCAAAGTTACTTCATGCTTGGGTTTTGTAAGCTGTCGATCATCATCGCCTGGTCGTTACTTCCATAG
- the LOC4351633 gene encoding uncharacterized protein — translation MEVDMEAEGASGELGHKRADLEKPTEEERASNGGGDAAKTPSEDHHDSARRRAMAMENDDDDDEYYDEPLPNPLDAYRQSWARSYGTNGATFEDETDLPPMPNTDIPVLPPSAQPMETMQVFTVKVTQITGGLRWPLGVYGVVAVRDSMDHKRNVLFRRGRNECQTLTSLQACANCSYPIIL, via the exons atGGAGGTGGATATGGAAGCGGAGGGTGCGAGCGGCGAGCTCGGCCACAAGAGGGCGGATCTGGAGAAGCccacggaggaggagagagcttctaacggcggcggcgacgccgccaaGACGCCGTCGGAGGATCACCACGACagtgcccgccgccgcgccatggcgaTGGagaatgacgacgacgacgacgagtactACGACGAACCCCTTCCGAATCCCTTGGACGCCTACCGCCAGAGCTGGGCCCGTTCCTACGGCACCAATGGCGCCACCTTCGAGGACGAGA CGGATCTCCCTCCTATGCCAAACACAGACATTCCAGTGCTGCCCCCTTCTGCGCAGCCTATGGAAACAATGCAGGTCTTCACGGTGAAGGTGACCCAGATCACCGGCGGCCTCCGGTGGCCGCTCGGCGTCTACGGCGTGGTCGCCGTGCGAGACTCCATGGACCACAAGCGCAACGTCCTCTTCCGCCGCGGCAGGAACGAATGCCAGACCCTAACTTCGCTGCAGGCATGTGCAAATTGTTCCTACCCCATTATCTTATAA